In Pseudomonas grandcourensis, the DNA window GCTCTGGCAGCGCCGACGATTTCCCCGAAGATGTGGCGGAACTGGTGCGCTACCTCGGGCCGCGTACCCCGGACCAACGGATCATCGCGATGCCGGGAACCGGGACCAATGTGCCGGTCTGGCTGTTGGGATCGAGCCTGTTCAGTGCACAGCTGGCGGGCGAACGCGGTTTGCCCTACGCCTTCGCCTCGCATTTCGCTCCGCGCTACATGCATGAAGCGATTCGGGTCTATCGCAATCACTTCAAGCCGTCAGCCGTTTTGGACAAGCCCTACGTGATGCTCGGCGTGCCACTGGTGGCAGCCGATACCGACGAGCAGGCCGACTACCTGGCGACCTCGGTGTTCCAGCGAATTCTCGCCCTGATGCGTGGCCAAAGCCTGGTACAGCGTCCGCCGGTGAAGACCATGGATGGCCTGTGGCTGCCCCATGAGAAAGATGCCGTGCATGATTTCCTTGGCCTGGCCATGATCGGCAGCCCGCAGAAAATCCGCGCCAAACTTGAGGTCCTGATCGAACAGACTCAGGCTGACGAGCTGATTTTCACCTGTGACCTGTACGAACATGCCGATCGCGTGCATTCCTACGAACTGTTGGCGCAGGTCATGCGGGGCTGATACTCAAACGGCAGGCATAAAAAAGCCGGCGCCACGGCGTCGGCTTTTTCATTCGAGCGAGAATCGGCCTACGTTTTATAGACGATCACTTTGGCGCCCGCTTCGCATTTTCCAACAACTTTCCCGCCGGCAGCGGCACCTTTATCGACAATCTCCAGCGAGTATCCGGAAACGCCCTTGGCATCAAGTTTCGCTGCGATTTCGGCTTTCAGCTCTTCGCATGGCTTGCCACCCGCCAATGCGCTCCCCGCAAGGCTCAACAAACCTACCGCTAACATAAACTTCTTCATCGGTTGCATTCCCTGGTCGGATCATAGGGGTAACCAGCCGTCAGCCGGACGCACTCATGGAGTGCTTTGCCATTCCCTATGGCATTCGACCGGCGTGCAAGTTCAGAAGACTAGCCCAAAGTCAGCTGCTGGCAATCCGGAACCCGACTTTCAGGGTCACCTGAAAGTGCGCCGCCTTACCGTCCCTGATATGTCCACGGGTCTCGGTCACTTCAAACCATTCCATGTACTTGATGCTTTTGCTGGCTTCGGCCAGCGCGTTGTTGATCGCGTCTTCGATACTGCTGGTGGACGAGCCGATCAGCTCGACTTTCTTGTAGGTGTGATGGTCAGACATGGCGTTCTCCTCGGCGTGTGAATTACAGACTAGCAGTGATTTTTCCTATTTCTTCTGTTGGCCGTTCCGAGTGTGAAGTTCAGATTTTCTGCACTTTCTCGAACCCGTGAAGTCCCAACCAACACACGCCACTCATCACCAATGCAGGAGAGCCACCATGGCCAACAGCTCGTTACGCAAAGCCTCATTGCAAAGCATGGAAGCCGAGATCGAGAGTCTGCTCAAGTCTTTGGAAAGCCTGAAGGACGACGCCTCGGACGAGTCGCGTAAAACCCTCAAGACCCTGAAAAGCAACGCCGAGAATGCCTTGAAGCACTCGCGCCATCTGCTTGCCGATGCTTACGAATAGGTCAAGGTCAAAACCCGTGAAACCGGGATTGCCACCCGGGACTACGCCCAGGACCACCCCTGGACAACAGCCGGTGTCGCCGTGGGCGCCTTGGGCCTGCTGGCCGCTTATCTGTTGTGCAAGCGTGATTAATCCGCTCGACGCAGCTCGTTCTTGAGCCACTGCGCCAGTTGCCGGGCGCGCCCGTCCGCGGCGCGCTTGGGTAGCCACAACGCCAGTTGCGCCGGGGTTTCACTGAAGCCCCAAGGTGCAACCAGGCGGCCGGCCTTCAAGTCCTCTGTCACCAAGGGTTCGGGGGCAATCGCCACGCCCAGACCCGCGACGGCGGCTTCCAGCAAGTAATATAAATGTTCAAATCCCTGACCGTACTTCAGCGCCTTGGGGTCGAGCCCGCGCGGTTGCGCCCAGTTCGGCCAGGCTTGCGGGCGTGAGGTGGTGTGCAGCAAAGGTTCGTTCAGCAGCGCGGTTTCCGGCGCCTGCTTGAGCCGTTCATAGCCGGCGAACCGCGGGCTCATGACCGGGCCGATGCGTTCGCTGGCCAGCTCAAAAACCTGCATGTCCGCCGGCCAGGGTGGCTCGGCAAATACCAGCAAGGCATCCAGCCCCGGTCTTCGCGGATCCAGATCGCCTTCTCCGGCCGACAGGTGCAGGCGCAAGTCCGGCAGGTCGGCATTGAGCCGCCCCAATCGCGGGATAAACCAGCGCGCCAGCAGACTTCCCGAGCAACCGAGCACGAATGGCGCATCGGCGGTGCTTTGTGTGAGTTCCGCGCAAACGCTGCGCAGGCGCTCGAAGGCTTCGCTGCTGGCGTCACGCAGTCGCAACCCGGCATCTGTGAGTTTCAGGCCGCGACCGTCCTTGATGAACAGGCTGATGCCGAGGTGTTCCTCAAGCACCTTGAGCTGCCGGCTGACCGCGCCGTGGGTGACGTGCAGCTGTTCGGCCGCCTGACTGACGCTGTTCAGGCGGGCAGTGGCTTCGAAGGCGCGAAGCGCGTTGAGCGGAGGAAGGTCGTGGCTCATTTGATCTGTGAGTTTTCCTGACAGGTTGTGGCGATCTTATCGGTTTTCAGGCCGGGGCGTCAGGGGTAGAGTGAAGCCCACTATCTCTTTATGCATCACTTCACGCATTCAACTGGAGCGCCCCATGACCCAGACTAATCTGCGCAACGGCCCTGATGCCAACGGCCTGTTTGGCGCGTTCGGCGGCCGCTACGTTGCCGAAACCCTGATGCCGTTGATCCTCGACCTGGCCCGCGAATATGAGTTGGCCAAGGAAGATCCTGCATTCAAGGAAGAGCTGGCCTACTTCCAGCGCGACTACGTCGGACGTCCAAGCCCACTGTACTTCGCCGAGCGTCTGACTGAGTTCTGCGGCGGCGCAAAGATCTACCTCAAGCGTGAAGAGCTGAACCACACTGGCGCGCACAAGATCAACAACTGCATCGGCCAGATCCTGCTGGCGCGGCGCATGGGCAAGAAGCGCATCATCGCCGAGACCGGCGCCGGCATGCACGGTGTGGCCACTGCCACCGTCGCTGCGCG includes these proteins:
- a CDS encoding LLM class flavin-dependent oxidoreductase, translating into MKRLSDIKFSTLDLVPVRENGSAAQSLRNSLDLAQHVEKFGYNRFWVAEHHNMDGIASSATSVLLGYLAGGTSTIRVGSGGVMLPNHAPLVIAEQFGTLESLYPGRIDLGLGRAPGSDQMTARALRRERSGSADDFPEDVAELVRYLGPRTPDQRIIAMPGTGTNVPVWLLGSSLFSAQLAGERGLPYAFASHFAPRYMHEAIRVYRNHFKPSAVLDKPYVMLGVPLVAADTDEQADYLATSVFQRILALMRGQSLVQRPPVKTMDGLWLPHEKDAVHDFLGLAMIGSPQKIRAKLEVLIEQTQADELIFTCDLYEHADRVHSYELLAQVMRG
- a CDS encoding DUF1161 domain-containing protein is translated as MKKFMLAVGLLSLAGSALAGGKPCEELKAEIAAKLDAKGVSGYSLEIVDKGAAAGGKVVGKCEAGAKVIVYKT
- a CDS encoding dodecin, which produces MSDHHTYKKVELIGSSTSSIEDAINNALAEASKSIKYMEWFEVTETRGHIRDGKAAHFQVTLKVGFRIASS
- a CDS encoding LysR family transcriptional regulator → MSHDLPPLNALRAFEATARLNSVSQAAEQLHVTHGAVSRQLKVLEEHLGISLFIKDGRGLKLTDAGLRLRDASSEAFERLRSVCAELTQSTADAPFVLGCSGSLLARWFIPRLGRLNADLPDLRLHLSAGEGDLDPRRPGLDALLVFAEPPWPADMQVFELASERIGPVMSPRFAGYERLKQAPETALLNEPLLHTTSRPQAWPNWAQPRGLDPKALKYGQGFEHLYYLLEAAVAGLGVAIAPEPLVTEDLKAGRLVAPWGFSETPAQLALWLPKRAADGRARQLAQWLKNELRRAD